One part of the Scatophagus argus isolate fScaArg1 chromosome 12, fScaArg1.pri, whole genome shotgun sequence genome encodes these proteins:
- the gpr174 gene encoding probable G-protein coupled receptor 174, with product MSFVNHSCKSSEDLRTYQHHLYAVVYSVILAPGLLGNVLALWVFRVYVRETKKAVVFMMNLAVADLLQVLSLPLRIYYYLNNTWPFGHLLCMICFYLKYVNMYASIYFLVCVSVRRCELFKRPLRYNSSKRKRDLLICALGWLLVFLCCLPFPLLRNSTIDFNSNSSDRLLTSEASGHLKGPNLVCFSELPMRTVSIPAAGALLIIAELLGFIIPLILVLACTFLTARSLRERTAGAIPDQGEKRRALRMVLSCAVVFLVCFVPYHITMPLDFLVKANVLRSCAFTDLILRCHPVTLCLASLNCSLDPLMYYFTTDEFWRRLSKPEIPESIAFGRRLSCISGGED from the exons ATGAGCTTTGTCAACCACAGCTGCAAAAGCAGTGAAGACCTCCGCACTTACCAGCACCACTTGTATGCAGTGGTGTACAGTGTGATCTTAGCACCAGGCCTGCTGGGTAACGTGCTAGCCCTCTGGGTGTTTCGGGTTTATGTCAGAGAAACCAAGAAGGCTGTGGTGTTCATGATGAACCTGGCTGTGGCTGACCTGCTGCAG gtgctctctctgcctctgcgGATCTACTATTACCTGAACAACACCTGGCCCTTTGGTCATCTTCTCTGCATGATCTGCTTTTACCTGAAGTATGTCAACATGTATGCCTCCATCTACTTCCTGGTGTGTGTCAGCGTGCGTCGCTGTGAGCTCTTCAAGCGCCCGCTGAGATATAACTCATCCAAGCGCAAAAGAGACCTGTTGATCTGTGCCCTTGGTTGGCTGTTGGTCTTCCTATGCTGCCTTCCCTTCCCTCTCCTGAGGAACTCCACCATTGACTTCAACTCTAACTCCAGTGACAGACTTCTCACCTCAGAGGCAAGCGGTCACCTCAAAGGTCCCAACTTGGTGTGTTTCTCAGAACTGCCCATGAGGACTGTCAGCATTCCAGCAGCCGGGGCTCTCCTGATCATAGCCGAGCTGTTGGGTTTCATCATCCCCCTCATCCTGGTATTAGCCTGCACCTTTCTGACAGCCAGGAGCCTTCGGGAGCGGACAGCAGGGGCAATTCCAGACCAAGGAGAGAAGCGGAGGGCTTTACGGATGGTCCTaagctgtgctgtggttttCTTGGTGTGCTTTGTTCCTTATCATATCACTATGCCCCTGGACTTCCTGGTTAAAGCCAATGTGCTGAGAAGCTGTGCCTTCACGGACCTGATTCTGCGATGTCACCCGGTTACGCTCTGTCTGGCCAGTCTGAACTGTAGCTTAGACCCTCTCATGTACTATTTCACAACTGATGAATTCTGGAGGCGACTGAGCAAGCCGGAGATACCAGAAAGCATAGCTTTTGGTAGGCGCCTGTCCTGTATAAGTGGAGGAGAAGATTAA
- the p2ry10 gene encoding putative P2Y purinoceptor 10 — MTLNTSGSLEESLANSSECGHNLTQWDERMEKMYTYFYLLLFIPGLLLNATALWVLCRHISKKTKAVIFMINLTLADLAHILSLPLRIFYYFTHNWPFGRGICLFCFYLKYLNMYAAIVFLVCISVQRCVFLLDPFSARRWRRRYDLLISLTVWVAVGLACSPFILMRSSTTSPTKGSGPIPTTTSIYLDAISTQNPLDYSRLHTSSTSGTTSDSSSSPTCFKDLPMRRLSISLAVTMMAFAELFGFVIPFICISYSSIRIARSLYQSQDKQNSTTLDPSARNRLQSVTSIGQTEKCNQQQTNGEKRRALRMVLSCSALFLFCFAPYHVNFLLYLMVSQDIVSHCATKLVVHQFHPVSLCLASMSCCLNPVLYYFLTAEFRQHLTKRTSSFTTSLLSSPISSPTQRPAQARMMRMESSCSDRECCYSDVLDNEDTN, encoded by the exons ATGACTCTGAATACATCTGGAAGTTTGGAGGAGTCCTTGGCAAACTCCTCAGAATGTGGCCACAATTTGACCCAGTGGGACGAGCGCATGGAGAAGATGTACACCTACTTCTACCTGCTGCTCTTCATCCCCGGGCTGCTGCTTAATGCCACTGCTCTCTGGGTCCTCTGCAGACATATTAg TAAGAAGACAAAGGCGGTGATCTTCATGATAAACCTGACATTAGCAGACCTGGCCCACATCCTCTCTCTGCCACTCAGGATATTTTACTACTTCACACACAATTGGCCCTTCGGACGAGGCATCTGCTTGTTCTGTTTCTacctgaaatatctcaacatgtATGCCGCTATAGTATTCCTG GTATGCATCAgtgtgcagaggtgtgtgttcCTGCTCGACCCGTTCTCTGCTCGCCGGTGGAGGCGGCGCTATGATCTTCTGATCAGTTTAACAGTGTGGGTGGCGGTAGGCCTGGCCTGCTCGCCTTTCATTCTGATGCGAAGCAGCACTACCAGTCCCACCAAAGGTAGTGGTCCCATTCCCACCACAACATCCATTTATCTGGATGCCATTTCTACCCAGAATCCCTTAGATTACTCCAGGCTTCATACGTCATCTACAAGTGGCACAACGTCAGACTCCAGTTCCAGTCCTACCTGTTTTAAAGACCTGCCCATGCGTCGTCTGTCCATATCTCTAGCGGTTACCATGATGGCTTTTGCTGAGCTGTTTGGCTTCGTGATTCCTTTCATCTGCATCAGTTACAGCTCCATCCGCATCGCCCGGTCCCTCTACCAAAGCCAGGATAAGCAAAACTCGACCACTCTCGACCCCTCAGCACGCAACCGACTCCAGTCTGTCACCTCCATTGGccagacagaaaaatgtaatcagCAGCAGACAAATGGTGAGAAGCGTCGTGCTCTACGGATGGTGCTGAGTTGCTCTGCCCTCTTCTTGTTCTGCTTTGCCCCCTACCACGTCAACTTCCTGCTCTACCTGATGGTGTCGCAAGACATTGTGTCCCATTGTGCAACAAAGCTGGTTGTGCATCAGTTCCACCCGGTGTCTCTGTGCCTGGCAAGCATGAGCTGCTGCCTCAACCCTGTCCTTTATTACTTTCTAACAGCTGAGTTCAGACAGCACCTCACCAAGCGCACCTCTTCCTTCACCACatcactcctctcctccccGATCAGCTCACCAACCCAACGTCCTGCACAGGCCAGAATGATGAGAATGGAGAGTAGCTGCTCAGACAGAGAGTGTTGTTATTCAGACGTGTTGGACAATGAGGATACAAACTGA
- the lpar4 gene encoding lysophosphatidic acid receptor 4: MASLVLNETGMEDCGIDDSFKYNLYSVVYSVVFVLGLITNCAALFVFCFRMKMRNETTMFMTNLALSDLVFVFTLPFKVFYNVNRHWPFGDGLCKVSGTAFITNIYGSMLFLTCISVDRFLAIVYPFRSRSIRTRRNAALVCATVWLTIVGGGISVTFFSTINSTNRATTCFEGFSKSTWRTYLSKITIFIEIVGFLLPLLANLVCSSLVLRTLRRPVTVGHGCDSKRRVLRMILVHLGIFIICFVPYNSILFLYALVRTQALANCAVERFARTLYPITLCLASLNCCLDPVVYYFTSESFQKSLTMGGKGSGSRPESIPRSDTETQDTANTLPRDTHTLASNGKDSKMSESQF; encoded by the exons ATGGCTAGCCTGGTGCTCAATGAGACTGGAATGGAGGACTGCGGTATTGATGACTCCTTCAAGTACAACTTGTACTCCGTGGTTTACAGTGTGGTCTTTGTCTTAGGCCTCATTACCAACTGTGCTGCACTCTTTGTATTCTGCTTCCGGATGAAGATGCGCAACGAAACCACAATGTTTATGACTAATTTAGCGCTATCCGATttagtatttgtttttacactgcCATTCAAGGTGTTCTACAATGTTAACCGCCATTGGCCATTTGGAGATGGACTGTGTAAGGTATCGGGAACAGCCTTCATCACCAACATCTATGGGAGCATGCTCTTCCTCACCTGCATCAGCGTCGACCGCTTCCTGGCGATAGTCTACCCTTTCCGCTCCCGCTCCATCCGCACACGCAGGAATGCAGCGCTGGTTTGTGCCACGGTGTGGCTGACCATTGTTGGCGGAGGAATATCAGTGACTTTCTTCTCTACCATTAACAGCACAAACAGAGCCACCACATGCTTTGAGGGCTTCTCCAAGAGCACCTGGAGGACCTACCTGTCGAAAATCACCATCTTCATTGAG ATTGTGGGcttccttctccccctcctgGCCAACTTGGTATGTTCTTCGCTTGTACTGCGGACACTGCGGCGTCCGGTGACTGTTGGTCATGGATGTGACAGCAAGAGACGTGTCCTACGGATGATTTTGGTTCATCTGGGCATCTTCATCATCTGCTTTGTCCCTTACAACTCTATCCTCTTCCTGTATGCCCTAGTACGGACCCAGGCCCTGGCTAACTGCGCTGTGGAACGCTTTGCCCGAACTCTTTACCCCATCACTCTGTGCCTGGCCAGCCTCAACTGCTGCTTGGACCCTGTGGTCTACTACTTCACTTCAGAGAGCTTCCAGAAGAGCTTGACCATGGGAGGCAAAGGCTCCGGCTCCCGGCCCGAGAGTATCCCCCGCAGTGACACTGAGACCCAAGACACTGCAAACACTCTCCccagggacacacacactctggccaGCAATGGAAAAGACTCAAAGATGTCTGAAAGTCAGTTCTGA